The region GGCAGGGGAGTGGACATCGTCCTCAACTCCCTCTCCGGACAGGCCCTGGCGCGGGGCCTGGAGGTGCTTCGCCCCGGCGGCCGCTTCATCGAACTCGGCAAGCGCGACTTCTACGAGGACCGGACCCTGCCGCTGCGCCCCTTCGGCTCCCATATCTCCTTCCACGGCGTGGATCTGACCACCGTGCTGCGCGACCCCCGGCTGCTGGGAGACCTCCTGGAGGACGTGGGACGGACCCTGGGGGACGGCCAGGCGTCGGAGAAGGGCCCGGAGTTCCAGCCGCTGCCGCACACCGTCTTCCCCGCCGCACGCGTGGCGGACGCCTTCGTGCTGATGCGCCACTCACGTCACATCGGCAAGGTCGTCGTCACGTTCGACCCGCTGGACGAGCCCTGCGCCGTCGAACCAGCCTCCTGGTCCGCTTCTCCACCCGCGCGTAGGACGCCCAACGCGCCCCGCGCACCCCGCCTCGACCCGGACGCCTCCTATCTGGTCACGGGCGGCACCAGCGGCTTCGGCGCGGCCACCGCACAGTGGCTCGCCGGGCTCGGCGCCCGGCATCTCGCCCTCGTGAGCCGCAGCGGGGACCGCGGTCCGGAGGCCGCCGCCGTACGCGACGCGCTCGCCCCGGACGGGGTGCGGGTCACCGCGTACGCCGCGGACGCCGCCGACGCGGAGGCGATGCGCCGGGTGCTGAAGGACGTCGAGGAGAACGGGCATCCGCTGCGGGGTGTGGTCCACGCGGCCATGGCACTGGACGACGCGCCCCTCGCCGAGCTGACCGCCGAGCGGATGAGCGCCGTCCTGCGGCCCAAGATCGCCGGGGCCCACGTTCTGGACACCCTGACCCGCGGGCGTCCGCTGGACTTCTTCCTGTGCTACTCCTCCACGACCGCCATGGTGGGCAACTTCAAGCAGTCGGCCTATACGGCGGGCAACCTCTACCTGGAGGGCCTGGCCCGGCTGCGCCGCAGGCACGGCGAAGCGGCGCTCACCCTCGCCTGGGGAGCCATCGACGAGATCGGCTACGCGGCCCGCAACGACCTGCTCGACTCCCTCCACGGCCTGGGCATCGAGCCCCTCGCCCCCCACACCGCCCTCGACCACGGCCGACGGCTGCTCGGCGACGACCGGCCGGACGCCCCCGCGGTGGTGGGCGTCTCCCGGACGGACTGGTCGCGCGCCGCCGTTCTGCTGCCCCTGCTGCGCGCCCCGCGCCTCGGCGACCTCGTACCGCCCCAGGTGGGGGACGGGGAGGCCACCCGCGAGGAACTCCTGCGCCGGCTCTCCCTCATGGACGAGGAGACCGCCCTCGCCCACCTCGTGGACCAGCTCACCCGCCTGCTCGCGCAGGTCCTGCAGATGGACCACGAGGCACTCGACCCGCACCGGCGCCTGGACTCCTACGGCATGGACTCCCTGATGGCCGCTCAGGTGCTCGTCTCGCTCAACCAGCGCTACGAAATCGACATCCCGCCCATGGAACTGCTGCGCAGCAACGGCACCATCGCCGAATTCGCCAGGATCGTGCAGCTCCGGCTGGGACTGCAGGTCACCGCTCCCCCCGACGCCCCACCGGGTCCCGGGAGCACCGGCCCCGGCATCCCCGGCCCCGGCATCCCCGGCCCCGCAACGGCATCCCCCGTGCTGCCCGGGCCGCTGCCCGTCCCGGCCCAGGCCGGACCGGACCGCTCGCCCACGGCAGGCGAGGCGCGGTGAGCGCACCACAGCCGCCGGGTCGGTCCGCGCCCGCCCCGACGGGCACGCCACGCCAGACACCGGCCGAGGTGGCCGGACGCCTGCTGCGCACCGCGGCCAAGCACACCTACGACCCGGCCCTCGCCATCGACTGGAACGCCCCGCCCGAGCCCGGTCACTGGTATCTCCAGCCGGAGCGGATGTCGCTGTACGCCACCCCCACCTGGCACCGGCTGAGCGAGGAGCGGCGCCTCGCGCTCTCCCGCAGCGAGTGGGCCAACATGATCAGCATGGCCACCTGGTTCGAGCTGACCTTGATGCAGATGCTCACCGGCTATCTGACCGCCCGCGACCCGGCGTCGCCACGCACCCACTACGCGCTGAGCGAAGTGGCCGACGAGACGCGCCACGTCGCCATGTTCGGCCGGGCCCTCGGCACCCTCGGCTGCCCGGTCCACCGACCGCCCGCCCTCGTCCGGCATCTGGGCCGGGCGGTGCTCCCGCGGTTGCGCGGCGCGAGCCTGTTCGCGGCCGCCCTGCTGATCGAGGAGGTCTACGACCGCTTCCAGCGGGAGGCCATGGGCGACGAGCGGGTGCAGCCCCTCGTACGGCAGGTGTCGCGCCTGCACGTGATGGAGGAGTCACGGCACATCCGCTTCGCCCACTCCGAACTCCTGGACGCCCGGCGCGGCAGGTCGGGTGCCGTCCTGGAGTTCCACCGGCAACTGACCGCCTGGTGCGCGATGCTGGCCATGACCACGTACACCAACGCCCCGATCTACCGCGCCGTGGGCCTCGACCCGCGCCGCGCCGCCCGCGAGGCCCGCGCGAATCCGCACTTCCGGCGGACCATGCGCTGGGCGGGCGAGCGCCTCGTCGCCTTCCTCACCGACGCCGGAATGATCACCGGGCTCCAGCGCCCGCTATGGCGCCGGAGCCTGCTGCTGGGCTGAACGCCCCCCGGGAGGCTCTGAACGCCCCCCGGGAGGCTGTGAACACCCCCCGGACGCACGGCACGTCAACTGAAGATCGCGATGGCCTCGATGGTCAGCTCACCGGTCCCCGGGTTCCAGTCCCGCACCTTGCCCAGACAGCGCGCCGGGAACGTGCCCTCGTGGCTGTCGTCGTTGCGCAGCCCGTCCGTGGTGCACAGGACACGGACCTGCGGCCCCTCGGCCGGATCCTCCGGGTCGCCGTACGGGGCGAGGAAGTCGGTGCGCTCGGGGGTCTGCCCGGCCTTGCGGAACCGGCCCCGGATGGAGACGAAGTCCTCGATGTCGCGCAGCCGGACGCTGTCCGCCACCCCCGGACCGGGGCGGTCGATCGTGTCCAGCGCCCGGGCCTCGCGCCGCACTGGGCATGCTCGGTTAACGCCTCAATGGGGCGCTTTTCGGCCACCTCTGGTCCGTACCTGGCCGCGAGCTCTTCCGATGGCGAACCTGTGGGGCGTAAGAGTGCCCACTGATCGTGGCCATTGATCGCCCGTCATGTTCCTCGACCGTCACGTTGACCCGCCGTCAAGGAAGGATCCGCCTCATGTGGTATCGACGGATCAGAAAGACCGCAGTGCACCGCGCCGGAGCGCGCGGCGCCCGCGCCCTCGCGTCCGGCTGTGTCCTGACCGCCCTCGGGCTGGCGGCGGGCCCCGCGCCCGGCGCCCTGGCCGCCCCCGCCCCGGTGCCGGGCACCGCCACGGCCGCGTCCGCCGTGCCGGTCGTACCCGAGACGACAGCCCACACCGTCACCCTGGTCACCGGCGAGCGCGTCACGCTCCGCGCGGACGGGAGCGTTGTGGTGGCGCCGCGGCCGGGTGCCGAGGCGGACTATGTGACCCGGCGGTTGGACAACGATGTCTTCGTCATTCCGCTGACCGCGCTGCCGTACCTGGGCCGCACCCTGGACCCCGCGCTGTTCAACGTCTCCGCCCTCGCCAAGGCCGGTGTCACCACCACCCCGGTG is a window of Streptomyces violaceusniger Tu 4113 DNA encoding:
- a CDS encoding AurF N-oxygenase family protein; translated protein: MSAPQPPGRSAPAPTGTPRQTPAEVAGRLLRTAAKHTYDPALAIDWNAPPEPGHWYLQPERMSLYATPTWHRLSEERRLALSRSEWANMISMATWFELTLMQMLTGYLTARDPASPRTHYALSEVADETRHVAMFGRALGTLGCPVHRPPALVRHLGRAVLPRLRGASLFAAALLIEEVYDRFQREAMGDERVQPLVRQVSRLHVMEESRHIRFAHSELLDARRGRSGAVLEFHRQLTAWCAMLAMTTYTNAPIYRAVGLDPRRAAREARANPHFRRTMRWAGERLVAFLTDAGMITGLQRPLWRRSLLLG